Proteins from a genomic interval of Panthera uncia isolate 11264 chromosome C1 unlocalized genomic scaffold, Puncia_PCG_1.0 HiC_scaffold_4, whole genome shotgun sequence:
- the FCN3 gene encoding LOW QUALITY PROTEIN: ficolin-3 (The sequence of the model RefSeq protein was modified relative to this genomic sequence to represent the inferred CDS: substituted 1 base at 1 genomic stop codon): MPQDGPTVDPTLPFALLAWEACQDHPNCPDPRGLEASKVVLLPSCPGAPGSPREKGAAGPQGQPGPPGKMGPKGEPGPRNCQELRSRGATLSGWYRLCLLEGRALPVFCDMDTKEGGWLVFQRRQDGSVDFFRSWSAYKAGFGSQESEFXLGNENLHQLTVRGTWELRVELEDFTGNHTFARYESFRLLGEADHYQLVLGKFSEGTAGDSLSLHNGKPFTTYDADHDTSKSNCAVTVHGAWWYGSCYRSNLNRRYATSEAAAHKYGIDWASGRGVGHPYRKVHMMLR; this comes from the exons ATGCCT CAAGATGGGCCTACTGTGGACCCCACTCTCCCTTTTGCTCTTCTTGCTTGGGAAGCCTGCCAGGACCACCCCAACTGCCCAG ACCCCAGGGGACTGGAAGCCAGCAAAGTGGTCCTCCTGCCCAGTTGTCCTGGAGCCCCAGGAAGTcccagagagaaaggagctgCAGGCCCTCAAG GGCAACCTGGACCACCTGGCAAGATGGGCCCCAAGGGTGAGCCTG gccccAGAAACTGCCAGGAGCTGCGGAGCCGGGGTGCCACGTTGAGCGGCTGGTACCGTCTATGCCTACTCGAGGGCAGAGCCCTCCCAGTTTTTTGTGACATGGACACCAAAGAGGGCGGCTGGCTG GTGTTCCAGAGGCGACAGGATGGGTCCGTGGATTTCTTCCGCTCTTGGTCCGCCTACAAAGCAGGTTTTGGGAGCCAGGAGTCTGAATTTTGACTGGGGAATGAGAATTTGCACCAGCTCACTGTTcggg gTACCTGGGAGCTGCGGGTGGAGTTGGAGGACTTCACTGGCAACCACACCTTTGCCCGCTATGAGTCTTTCCGCCTCCTCGGGGAGGCAGATCACTACCAGCTGGTGCTGGGCAAGTTCTCGGAGGGCACTGCAG GAGACTCCCTGAGCCTCCACAACGGGAAGCCCTTTACCACCTACGATGCTGACCACGATACGAGCAAGAGCAACTGTGCCGTGACTGTCCACGGTGCCTGGTGGTACGGATCCTGCTACCGGTCCAATCTCAACAGGCGTTACGCAACGTCTGAGGCCGCTGCTCACAAGTATGGCATCGACTGGGCCTCAGGCCGGGGCGTGGGCCACCCTTACCGCAAGGTTCACATGATGCTTCGCTAG
- the MAP3K6 gene encoding mitogen-activated protein kinase kinase kinase 6, with protein sequence MAGPCQRSGALERAGSCWQDPLAEALSRGRPPTAPAGRGCARSRPLSVVYVLTREPQPGVEPEAGAEAEPLPLRCLREACAQLPGPRPRPQLRSLPFGTLALGDTAALDSFYNADVVVLEVSSSLTQPSLFYHLGVRESFSMTNNVLLCSQADLPDLQALREDVFQKNSDCVGSYTLIPYVVTATGRVLCGDAGLLRGLADGLVQAGVGTEALLTPLVGRLARLLEATPTDSCGYFRETIRQDIRRARERFCGQQLRQELARLQRRLDSVELLSPDIIMNLLLSYRDVQDYSAIIELVETLKALPTCDVAQQHNVCFHYTFALNRRNRPGDREKALAVLLPLVQCEGSVAPDLYCMCGRVYKDMFFSSGFQDAGHREQAYHWYRKAFDVEPSLHSGINAAVLLIAAGQRFEDSEELQLIGMKLGCLLARKGCVEKMQYYWDVGFYLGAQILANDLAQVALAAEQLYKLNAPIWYLVSMMETFLLYQHFRPTLEPLEGPPHRAHFWLRFLLQSCQPLKTACPQGDQCLVLVLEMNKVLLPARLEIQGTDPVSSVTLSLLEPETEDIPSSWTFPVASICGVSTSKRDERCCFLYALPPAQDVQLCFPSVGHCQWFCSLIQALVTNPDSTVPTEEVEGVGEVLEFDYEYTETGERLVLGKGTYGAVYAGRERHTRVRIAIKEIPERDSRFSQPLHEEIALHKRLRHKNIVRYLGSASQGGYLKIFMEEVPGGSLSSLLRSVWGPLQDNESTISFYTRQILQGLSYLHDNRIVHRDIKGDNVLINTFSGLLKISDFGTSKRLAGITPCTETFTGTLQYMAPEIIDQGPRGYGKAADIWSLGCTVIEMATGRPPFHELGSPQAAMFQVGMYKVHPPMPTSLSAEAQTFLLRTFEPDPRLRASAQALLGDPFLQPGKRSRSPGSPRPAPRPSDAPSASPTPSADSTTQSQTFPCPQAPFQHPPSPPKRCLSYGDTSQLRVPEEPGAEEPTSPEESSGLSLLHQESKRRAMLASVLEQELPTLAENLRLKQEQGPRLGRNHVEQLLRCLAAHIHTPNRRQLAQELRALQGQLRAQGLGPALLHGPLFAFPDAVKQILRRRHIRPHWMFVLDSLLSRAVRVALAVLGPGGPNGAGRRASEEVETEAVPPRSEESSKEEEPQSKQQETLVQLSRLPGEPEQGSPPLMVQLSLLRAETDRLRDVLAEKERECQALVHQALQQVSGKTGIFALASEPPAALTVDQGLVQWLQELNVDSGTIQMLLNHSFTLHTLLTCATRDDLIYTRIRGGMVCRIWRAILAQRARSTPVTPGPQEAE encoded by the exons ATGGCAGGGCCGTGCCAGCGGTCTGGAGCCCTGGAGCGCGCCGGCAGCTGCTGGCAGGACCCGCTCGCCGAGGCGCTGAGCCGGGGCCGGCCCCCCACCGCGCCCGCCGGCCGGGGCTGCGCGCGAAGCCGGCCGCTCAGCGTGGTTTATGTGCTGACCCGGGAGCCGCAGCCCGGGGTGGAGCCCGAGGCTGGAGCCGAGGCGGAGCCGCTGCCCCTGCGCTGCCTGCGCGAGGCCTGCGCGCAGCTCCCCGGGCCGCGACCGCGACCTCAGCTGCGCAGCCTACCCTTCGGGACGCTGGCGTTGGGAGACACCGCGGCGCTGGATTCCTTCTACAACGCGG ATGTGGTGGTGCTGGAGGTGAGCAGCTCCCTGACACAGCCCTCCCTGTTCTACCACCTCGGCGTGCGTGAGAGCTTCAGCATGACCAACAACGTGCTCCTCTGCTCCCAGGCTGACCTCCCTGACCTGCAGGCCCTTCGG GAGGATGTTTTCCAGAAGAACTCG gATTGTGTTGGCAGCTACACACTGATCCCCTATGTGGTGACAGCCACGGGTCGGGTGCTGTGCGGTGATGCAGGCCTCCTGAGGGGACTGGCTGATGGGCTGGTACAGGCCGGGGTGGGCACGGAGGCCCTGCTAACACCCCTGGTGGGCCGGCTCGCCCGCCTGCTGGAGGCCACGCCCACGGACTCTTG TGGCTACTTCCGGGAGACCATTCGGCAGGACATCCGGCGGGCCCGGGAGCGGTTCTGCGGGCAGCAGCTGCGGCAGGAGCTGGCTCGCCTGCAGCGGAGACTGGACAGCGTGGAGCTGCTGAGCCCCGACATCATCATGAACCTGCTGCTCTCCTACCGCGATGTGCAG GACTACTCAGCCATCATCGAGTTGGTGGAGACGCTGAAGGCCTTGCCCACCTGTGACGTGGCCCAGCAGCACAACGTCTGCTTCCACTACACGTTCGCCCTCAACCG GAGGAACAGGCCTGGGGACCGGGAGAAGGCCCTGGCTGTGCTTCTGCCGCTGGTACAGTGTGAGGGCTCCGTGGCACCTGACCTGTACTGCATGTGCGGCCGTGTCTACAAGGACATGTTCTTCAGCTCTGGCTTCCAGGACGCTGGGCACCGGGAGCAAGCCTATCACTG gtatCGAAAGGCCTTTGATGTGGAGCCCAGCCTCCACTCGGGCATCAACGCAGCTGTGCTGCTCATCGCTGCTGGGCAGCGCTTTGAGGACTCTGAGGAGCTCCAGCTCATAG GCATGAAGCTGGGCTGCCTGCTGGCCCGAAAAGGCTGTGTGGAAAAGATGCAGTATTACTGGGATGTAGGCTTCTACCTGGGAGCTCAGATCCTCGCCAATGACCTCGCCCAGGTGGCGCTGGCTGCAGAGCAGCTGTACAAGCTCAATGCTCCCATATG GTACCTGGTGTCCATGATGGAAACCTTCCTGCTGTACCAACACTTCAGACCCACGCTAGAGCCTCTTGAAGGACCCCCGCACCGTGCCCACTTTTGGCTCCGCTTTTTGCTACAGTCCTGTCAGCCACTCAAGACGGCTTGTCCCCAAGGGGACCAGTGCTTG GTGCTGGTCCTGGAGATGAACAAGGTGCTGCTGCCTGCGAGGCTCGAGATTCAGGGTACTGACCCGGTGAGCTCAGTGACCCTGAGCCTGCTGGAGCCCGAAACCGAG GACATTCCATCCAGCTGGACCTTCCCAGTGGCCTCCATCTGCGGGGTCAG CACCTCGAAGAGGGACGAGCGCTGCTGCTTCCTCTACGCGCTCCCACCGGCTCAGGACGTGCAGCTGTGCTTCCCCAGCGTAGGGCACTGCCAGTG GTTCTGCAGCCTGATCCAAGCCTTGGTGACGAATCCGGATTCCACGGTGCCCACAGAGGAGGTGGAGGGCGTGGGGGAGGTGCTGGAG TTCGATTACGAGTACACGGAGACCGGCGAGCGGCTGGTGCTGGGCAAGGGCACCTACGGGGCGGTGTACGCGGGCCGCGAGCGGCACACACGGGTGCGCATAGCCATTAAGGAGATCCCGGAGCGGGACAGCAG GTTCTCTCAACCCCTGCATGAAGAGATCGCGCTGCACAAACGCCTTCGCCACAAGAACATTGTGCGCTATCTGGGCTCCGCCAGCCAGGGCGGCTACCTCAAGATCTTCATGGAGGAAGTGCCCGGAG GCAGCCTGTCCTCCTTGCTGCGGTCAGTGTGGGGACCCCTGCAGGACAATGAGAGCACCATCAGTTTCTACACCCGCCAGATCCTGCAGGGACTCAGCTACCTGCATGACAACCGCATTGTGCACCGAGACATCAAG GGGGACAATGTACTGATCAACACCTTCAGTGGGCTGCTCAAGATTTCTGATTTCGGCACGTCCAAGAGGCTGGCAGGCATCACACCCTGCACTGAGACCTTCACAG GGACCCTACAGTATATGGCCCCAGAAATCATTGACCAGGGCCCACGAGGGTATGGGAAGGCAGCTGACATCTGGTCACTGGGCTGCACTGTGATCGAGATGGCCACAGGTCGCCCACCCTTCCATGAGCTAGGGAGCCCGCAAGCCGCCATGTTTCAG GTGGGCATGTACAAGGTGCATCCGCCAATGCCCACTTCTCTGTCAGCGGAGGCCCAAACCTTCCTTCTCCGAACTTTTGAGCCAGACCCCCGTCTCCGAGCCAGTGCTCAGGCACTGCTGGGGGACCCCTTCCTGCAGCCTGGGAAGAGGAGCCGCAGCCCTGGCTCCCCCAGACCCGCACCGCGGCCCTCAG ACGCCCCTTCAGCCAGCCCCACTCCTTCGGCCGACTCGACCACCCAGTCGCAGACATTCCCGTGCCCGCAGGCACCCTTTCAGCATCCACCCAGTCCGCCCAAGCGCTGCCTCAGTTATGGAGACACCAGCCAGCTCCG GGTGCCTGAGGAACCCGGGGCGGAGGAGCCCACCTCCCCCGAGGAGAGTTCTGGGCTGAGCCTGCTGCACCAGGAGAGCAAGCGCAGGGCCATGCTGGCCTCGGTGCTGGAGCAGGAGCTGCCCACGCTGGCGGAGAATCTGCGCCTGAAGCAGGAACAG GGTCCCCGTCTGGGTAGGAATCATGTGGAACAGCTGCTGCGCTGCCTCGCCGCGCACATCCACACGCCCAACCGTCGGCAGCTGGCCCAGGAGCTGCGGGCGCTGCAAGGGCAGCTGCGGGCCCAAGGCCTCGGGCCGGCGCTTCTGCATGGACCGCTCTTCGCCTTCCCGGATGCG gTGAAGCAGATCCTCCGCAGGCGCCATATCCGCCCACACTGGATGTTCGTACTGGACTCGCTGCTCAGCCGAGCTGTACGGGTAGCCCTGGCTGTCTTGGGCCCAGGCGGGCCGAATGGAGCTGGTCGGCGGGCCAGCGAGG AGGTGGAGACGGAGGCGGTCCCACCGAGGTCAGAGGAGTCAAGTAAAGAAGAGGAACCCCAGTCCAAGCAGCAGGAAACCTTGGTCCAGTTGAGCCGGCTCCCTGGGGAACCAGAGCAGGGATCCCCGCCCCTGATGGTGCAGCTGAGCCTCTTGAGAGCAGAAACTGACAG GCTTCGAGATGTCCTGGCTGAGAAGGAGCGGGAGTGCCAGGCCCTGGTGCACCAAGCTCTACAGCAGGTCAGCGGGAAGACAGGGATCTTTGCCCTGGCCTCCGAGCCCCCAG CTGCTCTCACAGTGGATCAGGGCCTGGTGCAGTGGCTACAGGAACTGAATGTGGATTCAGGCACCATCCAGATG CTGCTGAACCACAGTTTCACCCTCCATACCCTATTGACCTGTGCCACTCGAGATGACCTCATCTACACCCGCATCAG GGGAGGGATGGTATGCCGCATCTGGAGAGCCATCTTGGCACAGCGAGCAAGATCCACGCCGGTTACCCCTGGCCCCCAAGAGGCTGAATGA
- the SYTL1 gene encoding synaptotagmin-like protein 1 isoform X1 yields the protein MPHRGPPSQEGLWTLPCLLMAHEPEPETDGLLDLSFLTEEEQEAIADVLKRDAHLRQLEEGRVSKLRASLADPGQLKILTGDWFQEARSQRHHHAHLGSDLVRASIRRKKSSRGERRSLGSGWLHTAQGTGYTWTGREGPWYCVSLGGHHPSQEQEVSEHLQRPDFLRLRVHRTSHPGTGDQAPGSDREAEAAAAEEETEEELEPRLPMDKAPQEMLSKAEEPDSPSPYVPLKTSEHEEEPQAQEGAPQVYAVEADPEPKPRSRGEEPPPTTAQTQAAPEILENGEEAPGPGPSLDRMLSSSSSVSSLNSSTLSGSQLSLSGEAEAGAVQVCGSVHFALRYEPGTAELRVHVIQCQGLAAARRRRSDPYVKSYLLPDKQSKRKTAVKKRNLNPVFNETLRYSVPQAELRGRVLSLSVWHRESLGRNIFLGEVEVPLDTWDWGSASTWLPLQPRVPPSPDDLPSRGLLSLSVKYVPAGSEGAGLPPSGELHFWVKEAQGLVPQRSGTLDSYVQCSVLPDDSRASRQRTRVVRRSLSPVFNHTMVYDGFGPADLRQACAELSLWDHGALASRQLGGTRLSLGTGSSYGLQVPWMDSTPEEKQLWQTLLERPCEWVDGLLPLRTNLVPRT from the exons ATGCCCCACAGGGGTCCCCCATCTCAAGAGGGACTCTGgaccctgccctgcctcctcATGGCGCATGAGCCAGAGCCTGAGACTGATGGACTGTTAGACCTCAGCTTCCTGACAGAAGAGGAGCAGGAGGCCATTGCCGACGTCCTGAAGCGAGATGCCCACCTTCGCCAGTTGGAGGAGGGCCGGGTCAG CAAGCTCCGGGCCTCGCTGGCAGACCCCGGACAGCTGAAGATCCTGACGGGAGACTGGTTCCAGGAAGCGCGCTCACAACGGCACCACCATGCGCACCTTGGCTCTGACCTTGTCCGAGCCTCTATCCGCAGAAAGAAGAGCTCCAGGGGTGAGAGGAGATCCCTAGGGTCGGGCTGGCTGCACACAGCCCAGGGCACTGGGTATACAtggacaggaagagagggaccCTGGTACTGTGTGTCTTTGGGTGGGCACCACCCCTCCCAGGAGCAGGAGGTAAGTGAGCATCTTCAAAGGCCAGACTTCCTGAGACTGAGGGTTCACAGAACTTCTCACCCAGGCACGGGAGACCAGGCTCCAGGCAGCGATAGGGAGGCTGAGGCTGCGGCTGctgaagaagaaactgaagaggagCTGGAGCCCAG GCTCCCCATGGACAAGGCCCCCCAAGAGATGCTCAGCAAGGCTGAG GAACCTGATTCTCCCTCACCGTATGTCCCCCTAAAGACTTCAGAGCATGAGGAAGAGCCCCAGGCCCAGGAAG GGGCCCCACAGGTCTACGCGGTGGAGGCGGACCCGGAGCCCAAGCCGCGGTCGCGGGGAGAGGAGCCACCGCCTACTACAGCCCAG acccagGCGGCGCCAGAGATCCTGGAGAACGGAGAGGAGGCTCCGGGGCCCGGCCCCTCACTCGACCGCATGCTCAGCAGCAGCTCCTCCGTGTCCAGCCTCAACTCCTCCACG CTGAGCGGCAGCCAGTTGAGCCTGTCCGGGGAGGCGGAGGCGGGCGCCGTGCAGGTGTGCGGCTCTGTGCACTTCGCGCTGCGCTACGAGCCGGGCACCGCGGAGCTGCGCGTGCATGTGATCCAGTGCCAGGGCCTGGCGGCCGCGCGACGCCGCCGCTCGGACCC cTACGTCAAAAGCTACCTCCTCCCGGATAAGCAGAGCAAACGCAAGACGGCGGtgaagaaaagaaatctgaacCCGGTCTTCAATGAGACTCTGCGG TACTCCGTCCCGCAGGCCGAGCTCCGGGGCCGTGTGCTGAGCCTATCCGTGTGGCACCGCGAAAGCCTTGGTCGCAACATCTTTCTGGGCGAAGTCGAAGTGCCTCTGGACACGTGGGACTGGGGCTCTGCATCCACCTGGCTCCCCCTACAGCCCCGG GTCCCGCCCTCTCCCGACGACCTTCCCAGCCGCGGGCTGCTCTCTCTGTCGGTCAAGTACGTCCCCGCCGGCTCCGAGG GCGCGGGACTGCCCCCCAGCGGGGAGCTGCACTTCTGGGTGAAGGAAGCTCAGGGCCTCGTGCCGCAGCGCTCAGGAACCCTGGATTCCTACGTACAATG TTCAGTGCTGCCTGATGACAGCCGGGCCAGCCGCCAAAGGACAAGGGTGGTGCGACGCAGCCTCAGCCCTGTGTTCAACCATACCATGGTTTATGATGGCTTCGGGCCTGCTGACCTGCGCCAGGCCTGTGCTGAGCTCTCTCTCTGGGACCATGGGGCCCTGGCCAGCCGCCAGCTGGGGGGTACACGCCTCAGCCTGGGCACAG GCAGCAGCTATGGGCTGCAGGTGCCCTGGATGGATTCCACACCAGAGGAGAAGCAGCTGTGGCAGACACTCCTGGAGCGACCATGCGAGTGGGTGGATGGCCTTCTGCCACTCAGAACCAACCTGGTCCCCAGGACATAG
- the SYTL1 gene encoding synaptotagmin-like protein 1 isoform X2: MPHRGPPSQEGLWTLPCLLMAHEPEPETDGLLDLSFLTEEEQEAIADVLKRDAHLRQLEEGRVSKLRASLADPGQLKILTGDWFQEARSQRHHHAHLGSDLVRASIRRKKSSRGTGDQAPGSDREAEAAAAEEETEEELEPRLPMDKAPQEMLSKAEEPDSPSPYVPLKTSEHEEEPQAQEGAPQVYAVEADPEPKPRSRGEEPPPTTAQTQAAPEILENGEEAPGPGPSLDRMLSSSSSVSSLNSSTLSGSQLSLSGEAEAGAVQVCGSVHFALRYEPGTAELRVHVIQCQGLAAARRRRSDPYVKSYLLPDKQSKRKTAVKKRNLNPVFNETLRYSVPQAELRGRVLSLSVWHRESLGRNIFLGEVEVPLDTWDWGSASTWLPLQPRVPPSPDDLPSRGLLSLSVKYVPAGSEGAGLPPSGELHFWVKEAQGLVPQRSGTLDSYVQCSVLPDDSRASRQRTRVVRRSLSPVFNHTMVYDGFGPADLRQACAELSLWDHGALASRQLGGTRLSLGTGSSYGLQVPWMDSTPEEKQLWQTLLERPCEWVDGLLPLRTNLVPRT; this comes from the exons ATGCCCCACAGGGGTCCCCCATCTCAAGAGGGACTCTGgaccctgccctgcctcctcATGGCGCATGAGCCAGAGCCTGAGACTGATGGACTGTTAGACCTCAGCTTCCTGACAGAAGAGGAGCAGGAGGCCATTGCCGACGTCCTGAAGCGAGATGCCCACCTTCGCCAGTTGGAGGAGGGCCGGGTCAG CAAGCTCCGGGCCTCGCTGGCAGACCCCGGACAGCTGAAGATCCTGACGGGAGACTGGTTCCAGGAAGCGCGCTCACAACGGCACCACCATGCGCACCTTGGCTCTGACCTTGTCCGAGCCTCTATCCGCAGAAAGAAGAGCTCCAGGG GCACGGGAGACCAGGCTCCAGGCAGCGATAGGGAGGCTGAGGCTGCGGCTGctgaagaagaaactgaagaggagCTGGAGCCCAG GCTCCCCATGGACAAGGCCCCCCAAGAGATGCTCAGCAAGGCTGAG GAACCTGATTCTCCCTCACCGTATGTCCCCCTAAAGACTTCAGAGCATGAGGAAGAGCCCCAGGCCCAGGAAG GGGCCCCACAGGTCTACGCGGTGGAGGCGGACCCGGAGCCCAAGCCGCGGTCGCGGGGAGAGGAGCCACCGCCTACTACAGCCCAG acccagGCGGCGCCAGAGATCCTGGAGAACGGAGAGGAGGCTCCGGGGCCCGGCCCCTCACTCGACCGCATGCTCAGCAGCAGCTCCTCCGTGTCCAGCCTCAACTCCTCCACG CTGAGCGGCAGCCAGTTGAGCCTGTCCGGGGAGGCGGAGGCGGGCGCCGTGCAGGTGTGCGGCTCTGTGCACTTCGCGCTGCGCTACGAGCCGGGCACCGCGGAGCTGCGCGTGCATGTGATCCAGTGCCAGGGCCTGGCGGCCGCGCGACGCCGCCGCTCGGACCC cTACGTCAAAAGCTACCTCCTCCCGGATAAGCAGAGCAAACGCAAGACGGCGGtgaagaaaagaaatctgaacCCGGTCTTCAATGAGACTCTGCGG TACTCCGTCCCGCAGGCCGAGCTCCGGGGCCGTGTGCTGAGCCTATCCGTGTGGCACCGCGAAAGCCTTGGTCGCAACATCTTTCTGGGCGAAGTCGAAGTGCCTCTGGACACGTGGGACTGGGGCTCTGCATCCACCTGGCTCCCCCTACAGCCCCGG GTCCCGCCCTCTCCCGACGACCTTCCCAGCCGCGGGCTGCTCTCTCTGTCGGTCAAGTACGTCCCCGCCGGCTCCGAGG GCGCGGGACTGCCCCCCAGCGGGGAGCTGCACTTCTGGGTGAAGGAAGCTCAGGGCCTCGTGCCGCAGCGCTCAGGAACCCTGGATTCCTACGTACAATG TTCAGTGCTGCCTGATGACAGCCGGGCCAGCCGCCAAAGGACAAGGGTGGTGCGACGCAGCCTCAGCCCTGTGTTCAACCATACCATGGTTTATGATGGCTTCGGGCCTGCTGACCTGCGCCAGGCCTGTGCTGAGCTCTCTCTCTGGGACCATGGGGCCCTGGCCAGCCGCCAGCTGGGGGGTACACGCCTCAGCCTGGGCACAG GCAGCAGCTATGGGCTGCAGGTGCCCTGGATGGATTCCACACCAGAGGAGAAGCAGCTGTGGCAGACACTCCTGGAGCGACCATGCGAGTGGGTGGATGGCCTTCTGCCACTCAGAACCAACCTGGTCCCCAGGACATAG
- the TMEM222 gene encoding transmembrane protein 222, giving the protein MAEAEGSSPLLLRPPPPPPGMAEVEVPTAAETDKKQFSGSGSSAMDVDRSRFPYCVVWTPIPVLTWFFPIIGHMGICTSTGVIRDFAGPYFVSEDNMAFGKPAKYWKLDPAQVYASGPNAWDTAVHDASEEYKHRMHSLCCDNCHSHVALALNLMRYNNSTNWNMVTLCFFCLLYGKYVSVGAFVKTWLPFVLLLGIILTVSLVFNLR; this is encoded by the exons ATGGCGGAAGCGGAAGGGAGTTCGCCGCTCCTGTTGCGGCCGCCGCCACCCCCGCCCGGGATGGCGGAAGTGGAGGTTCCGACGGCGGCCGAGACGGACAAGAAGCAGTTCAGCGGCTCGGGCAGCAGCGCCATGGACGTGGACCGGAGCCGCTTCCCCTACTGCGTGGTGTGGACGCCCATCCCGGTGCTCAC GTGGTTTTTCCCCATCATCGGCCACATGGGCATCTGCACATCCACAGGAGTCATTCGGGACTTTGCAGGCCCCTACTTCGTCTCG GAAGACAACATGGCCTTTGGGAAGCCTGCCAA gtACTGGAAGTTGGACCCCGCTCAGGTCTACGCTAGTGGGCCCAACGCATGGGACACTGCCGTGCACGACGCCTCTGAGGAGTACAAGCACCGCATG CACAGTCTCTGCTGTGACAACTGCCACTCACATGTGGCGTTGGCCTTGAACCTGATGCGCTATAACAACAGCACCAACTGGAATATGGTGACGCTCTGCTTCTTCTGCCTGCTCTATGGGAAGTACGTCAG TGTCGGGGCCTTCGTGAAGACCTGGCTGCCCTTCGTCCTCCTCCTGGGCATCATCCTAACTGTCAGCCTCGTCTTTAACCTTCGGTGA